One genomic segment of Fervidobacterium pennivorans includes these proteins:
- a CDS encoding GntR family transcriptional regulator encodes MINNPALPLYYKIYSELRTRILNGYYKDGKLPPEMELCKEFKASRITVRNALEQLRREGLIVRSKGSGTFIKRVESEEELTRLTGFTDEMKGKKVSSKVLENKLVSVPLEAQEQFGLPAGTLVVLLKRVRYIDGKPIAIESAYLNPSVDLRILNILHKDMETSSLYHFLQDELSIMLSYAEEILEVTKVSKEEAQLLNIKHGECAILRKRYTYTETGKCVEYVLSVYRGDEYKFRVIRK; translated from the coding sequence TTGATAAACAACCCTGCGCTTCCTTTGTATTACAAGATTTATTCCGAGTTAAGAACAAGGATTCTTAACGGGTATTATAAAGATGGAAAACTACCTCCTGAAATGGAGTTGTGCAAAGAGTTCAAGGCAAGTAGAATCACGGTAAGGAATGCGTTAGAACAGCTCAGACGCGAAGGTTTGATTGTTCGTTCCAAAGGCAGTGGTACTTTTATCAAGAGAGTAGAGAGTGAAGAAGAATTGACCAGGCTGACGGGTTTCACGGACGAGATGAAAGGAAAGAAAGTAAGCTCGAAAGTTTTGGAAAACAAGCTCGTGAGTGTTCCTCTGGAAGCTCAAGAGCAGTTCGGTTTACCAGCTGGAACCTTGGTAGTTCTGTTAAAACGTGTCAGGTACATCGATGGCAAACCTATAGCGATAGAATCGGCGTATCTAAACCCTTCTGTAGATCTCAGGATACTCAATATTCTCCACAAAGACATGGAAACTTCTTCGCTTTACCATTTTTTGCAAGACGAACTTTCAATCATGCTTTCTTACGCAGAAGAGATCCTTGAAGTTACTAAGGTTTCAAAAGAGGAAGCACAACTTTTGAACATCAAGCATGGTGAGTGTGCGATACTGAGAAAAAGATACACGTACACCGAGACTGGCAAATGTGTTGAATATGT
- the murQ gene encoding N-acetylmuramic acid 6-phosphate etherase gives MINFSKKSSFEELETEKPNPLTENIDQLDTLSILRIINDEDRKVALAVSEVLDKIAKVVDFCVEAIKDKGRVIYAGAGTSGRIGYLDAVEVVPTFGMPPDVFVPLIAGGEEALKRSVEAVEDNFELGREDARKVTISSRDVVIGITASGRTPYVGGVLDVAREHGARTVLICNVSKPALAEYADIVISIKTGPEVIAGSTRMKAGTSQKMVLNMISTTTMVKLGKVYKNQMVDVLVLNEKLKERAIRIIMKVTGVDYRTASEHLKIADNNTKVAILMILTGKSKNECEVLLENYGSITHVMRHISTSQVEEAQNIKKEERS, from the coding sequence ATGATAAATTTTTCAAAAAAGTCATCCTTTGAAGAACTGGAAACAGAGAAACCAAATCCTTTGACAGAGAACATAGACCAACTTGACACACTCAGCATATTGAGGATAATAAACGATGAGGACAGGAAGGTTGCATTGGCTGTTTCGGAGGTTCTTGATAAAATTGCGAAAGTCGTCGACTTTTGCGTTGAAGCGATAAAGGATAAGGGAAGAGTAATATACGCGGGTGCGGGAACAAGCGGTCGGATAGGCTACCTCGACGCAGTTGAAGTGGTTCCCACCTTCGGAATGCCACCTGATGTATTTGTTCCATTAATTGCTGGAGGCGAGGAAGCTTTGAAAAGATCAGTCGAAGCTGTTGAGGACAACTTCGAACTTGGTAGGGAGGATGCTCGAAAAGTTACTATATCGAGTAGAGATGTAGTCATAGGTATTACAGCAAGTGGAAGAACACCTTACGTCGGAGGTGTGCTCGATGTTGCAAGAGAACATGGCGCCAGAACGGTTTTAATTTGCAACGTTTCAAAACCAGCCTTAGCGGAGTATGCGGACATCGTGATTTCAATTAAAACAGGCCCAGAGGTAATAGCCGGCAGTACAAGGATGAAGGCTGGAACATCGCAGAAGATGGTTTTGAATATGATTAGTACGACAACGATGGTTAAGCTTGGGAAAGTTTACAAAAATCAGATGGTTGACGTTCTTGTTCTCAATGAAAAGCTGAAAGAAAGGGCGATCCGAATAATTATGAAAGTAACGGGTGTGGATTACAGAACTGCTTCTGAACATCTGAAAATTGCCGATAATAATACGAAAGTAGCTATCTTAATGATATTAACTGGAAAATCCAAAAACGAATGTGAAGTTCTTTTGGAAAACTACGGTAGTATTACACATGTGATGAGACACATAAGCACAAGCCAAGTAGAAGAAGCTCAAAATATTAAAAAGGAGGAGAGATCTTGA
- the nagZ gene encoding beta-N-acetylhexosaminidase: MLEADAGKVFMIGIYGKELTKETKKLLNEIRPGFVILFSRNISTPEQVKKLTEDISNFLGYRPVFAVDQEGGSVLRLKDGFSTLPSAMACAATGDPQLVERAVNAMSLELKAVGIDFNLAPVVDINTDPFNPVIGTRSFGDDASTVIAFASAFLEGSRNANVVTCLKHFPGLGSVSVDPHYDLPVLDKSYDELFSFDLLPFKRLNADALMPSHVYVRSIQSDALPASLSKEVVQGIARKVLNFQGLIVSDDLLMGGVSKFSVEDRVKLAFDAGNDVLAICHEPELQLRAFKGFKEIVNRDQTLRTKLSKTLEKVIRVIESVQNINRPSIEIVNCEEHQSLMKTVAERSVTFVRQENLEIPLNEVDAILTMVNPPFSPVSDNPDDNVPKIVLELAKHFTVRYSWFSEKNLPSLEEMKGKHILLFTYDAYRSDVLKHFIMELEKYANVLLVALRNPYDALLVRNSIATYGNLVVQQEALLKVLTGKVKATGILPFKEREVLL; this comes from the coding sequence ATGTTGGAAGCAGACGCAGGCAAGGTTTTTATGATAGGAATATACGGAAAAGAGCTAACCAAAGAAACAAAAAAGCTCCTGAATGAAATTAGACCTGGATTTGTTATTCTTTTTTCAAGAAATATCTCAACGCCGGAACAAGTAAAGAAATTAACGGAGGATATTTCAAATTTTCTCGGTTACCGTCCTGTTTTTGCCGTAGACCAGGAAGGTGGTAGTGTTCTCAGACTCAAGGACGGTTTTTCAACGTTGCCAAGTGCCATGGCTTGTGCTGCAACCGGTGATCCTCAATTAGTTGAGCGTGCAGTAAATGCAATGTCCTTAGAATTAAAGGCGGTAGGTATCGATTTTAACTTGGCACCGGTTGTCGATATCAACACCGATCCGTTCAATCCTGTGATAGGTACGAGGTCTTTCGGGGACGATGCCAGTACTGTAATAGCTTTTGCCTCAGCATTCTTAGAAGGTTCAAGAAATGCAAATGTCGTGACCTGCTTAAAACACTTTCCAGGGCTTGGTAGTGTTTCTGTCGACCCTCATTACGATTTACCAGTTCTCGACAAGTCGTACGATGAACTTTTCAGCTTCGACTTATTACCTTTTAAAAGATTAAACGCTGATGCACTAATGCCGTCGCACGTTTACGTACGTTCGATCCAAAGTGACGCACTTCCTGCATCGTTGTCAAAAGAGGTTGTACAAGGAATTGCCAGAAAGGTGCTAAACTTTCAGGGCCTTATAGTGTCTGACGATTTGTTGATGGGTGGTGTGAGCAAATTCTCTGTTGAAGATAGGGTAAAGTTGGCATTTGATGCTGGAAACGATGTGTTGGCCATCTGCCATGAACCAGAGTTACAGCTGCGTGCGTTTAAAGGTTTCAAAGAAATTGTAAATCGTGACCAGACATTAAGGACAAAATTATCTAAAACACTTGAAAAGGTTATAAGAGTTATAGAGTCTGTCCAGAATATAAACCGTCCATCAATTGAGATTGTAAATTGCGAGGAACATCAAAGTTTAATGAAAACAGTTGCAGAAAGGTCGGTTACATTCGTTCGACAAGAGAATTTGGAGATTCCTTTGAATGAGGTAGATGCTATACTTACAATGGTCAACCCACCGTTCTCGCCTGTCAGCGATAATCCGGATGACAATGTACCGAAGATTGTTCTGGAACTGGCAAAACACTTTACTGTAAGGTATTCGTGGTTCTCTGAGAAAAATTTGCCAAGTTTAGAGGAGATGAAAGGAAAACATATTTTGTTATTCACTTACGATGCCTATCGAAGCGACGTTCTAAAACACTTTATTATGGAACTGGAGAAATATGCCAACGTTCTTTTGGTTGCTCTGAGAAATCCTTACGATGCACTGCTTGTTAGAAATTCGATAGCTACGTACGGAAACCTTGTGGTACAGCAAGAAGCTCTTCTGAAAGTTTTAACTGGTAAAGTAAAAGCTACAGGAATTCTACCTTTTAAAGAAAGAGAGGTGCTTTTATGA
- a CDS encoding exo-beta-N-acetylmuramidase NamZ family protein, protein MKKRVLNGIDVLDIEKLKASNIALVINYSSVNQKGEHLLDILMRSAIKVVRIFTPEHGLFLNADGQKIEDFIHPRYRIPVTSIYGSRFTLDCDLLHDVDVVIYDIQDVGLRYYTFIYALAEVVKACAKCRKKLVVLDRFNPLGRRFFGPRIPQTLNSIVGAYELPVRYGLSTGELALYYKKFFGLDVEIDIIKCVGWSGEDFSKIDTFWNVPSPNLPTFSSLICYAGLCLFEATNLSVGRGTTKPFEFIGAPWLDEDEMYTYLKGKFPNMLFRKRQFIPQFREYAYQVCNGLEFVPSPEDNFFEVAVAILEYLQGYEQFEVNNKRIDMLAGVENFMESKDQLLNFNLNDYFEFISDVLLYKNED, encoded by the coding sequence ATGAAGAAAAGAGTTTTAAACGGTATCGATGTATTAGACATTGAAAAACTCAAAGCATCCAATATAGCGCTCGTAATTAACTACTCATCAGTAAATCAAAAAGGGGAACATTTGCTTGACATACTGATGCGCTCTGCAATAAAAGTTGTTAGAATTTTTACTCCAGAGCACGGATTGTTCTTAAATGCTGATGGGCAAAAGATAGAGGATTTCATACATCCTCGCTACAGGATCCCGGTCACAAGTATTTACGGTTCCAGGTTCACCTTGGACTGTGATTTGTTACACGATGTAGATGTGGTTATTTACGACATTCAAGACGTAGGTTTACGATACTACACTTTCATCTATGCGCTGGCTGAGGTTGTTAAGGCGTGTGCAAAGTGTAGAAAGAAATTAGTAGTGCTCGATAGATTTAATCCGCTTGGCAGGAGGTTTTTCGGTCCAAGGATTCCACAAACACTTAATTCTATTGTAGGCGCTTATGAGCTGCCAGTTAGATATGGTCTTTCAACAGGTGAATTGGCACTGTACTATAAAAAGTTCTTTGGACTTGACGTGGAAATCGATATTATCAAATGTGTCGGCTGGAGCGGAGAAGACTTTTCAAAAATTGATACTTTTTGGAATGTTCCGTCCCCAAACTTACCAACTTTTTCTTCACTTATTTGTTATGCTGGGTTGTGTCTTTTTGAGGCTACCAACCTCAGTGTTGGTAGGGGTACAACTAAACCTTTTGAATTCATCGGTGCTCCTTGGTTGGACGAAGATGAAATGTACACTTATCTTAAGGGTAAGTTTCCGAATATGCTCTTTAGAAAAAGGCAATTCATTCCGCAGTTCCGAGAGTATGCGTATCAAGTTTGTAACGGTTTGGAATTTGTTCCCAGTCCGGAAGATAATTTTTTCGAAGTAGCAGTTGCTATTCTTGAATACTTGCAAGGCTACGAACAATTTGAGGTGAACAATAAGAGGATAGACATGCTTGCTGGTGTCGAGAATTTTATGGAAAGCAAGGATCAGTTACTGAATTTTAATTTGAATGACTATTTTGAATTCATATCTGATGTGCTCCTCTACAAAAACGAAGATTAG
- a CDS encoding ABC transporter substrate-binding protein, giving the protein MRKLLVWFLVVLSVVLLATEFFTEDKMLCSSSQPKTGGTLRLALASTPESFLLYGSLDSSAYTVIMGPLMSPLVEYHPITNEIRPGLAKSWTVSSDGKQVWFYLRDALWSDGKPITADDLIFTMQYFVMNKYARGNSVDRFTIPDEKGVNKPITWTKINNKVVRAELPSPYGAFLTVLTAVYIYPKHKLEPLIDKNDLASVNKLWLTNVSPSEIVVNGPYKLSQVIVDQKIVLERNPYFWKKDPYGNQLPYFDKLEYLIIKDPEIRLAKFIAGEIDYMAISAADYPRLKQIEVAGNAPYVTFASKPVGSTPSPVHISFNFDTANPKLREIFRKLEFREAMEYALNRNRIIEEVYNGLAIPGGGLMLPTNKAFYNPKVEQLMRPFDLKKAASILDSLGLVDKNKDGLRDFPDGTTFEFTILVQNQPKDYQQIAYIFSEELKKIGVKTNLQILDSSVVGQMFGAGNFECGIRAFGNQPDPQLRKAIWQPGQQLYYWHYSTMNRNTNPPSPVFSEMFDWEKRIWEIFEKAQIEMNPKKRKALYDEWQELYYKYLPVIFVARQMNFFGAHKSLGNVVQSPEGLPTFTVWTTFRK; this is encoded by the coding sequence ATGAGAAAGTTGCTTGTATGGTTTTTGGTAGTTCTATCGGTTGTATTACTTGCCACAGAATTCTTCACCGAAGACAAGATGCTATGCAGTTCCTCACAACCGAAGACCGGAGGAACACTTAGATTGGCTTTAGCTTCAACACCAGAGTCCTTCCTTCTGTATGGTTCGCTGGATAGCTCAGCGTACACTGTTATAATGGGACCTCTTATGTCGCCACTTGTCGAGTACCACCCAATAACAAACGAGATTAGACCCGGGCTTGCCAAGTCTTGGACAGTCTCCAGTGATGGTAAGCAGGTTTGGTTCTACTTAAGGGATGCGTTATGGTCTGACGGAAAACCAATCACAGCAGACGATCTCATATTCACCATGCAGTATTTTGTGATGAACAAATATGCGCGTGGTAACTCAGTTGACAGATTTACGATCCCCGACGAAAAAGGTGTAAACAAGCCAATCACATGGACAAAGATAAACAACAAGGTTGTCAGAGCTGAACTCCCATCACCATACGGTGCGTTTTTAACAGTTTTGACAGCTGTTTACATCTATCCAAAGCATAAACTCGAACCTCTGATTGATAAGAACGATTTAGCTTCTGTGAACAAACTCTGGCTAACTAACGTTTCGCCGTCTGAAATCGTTGTAAACGGTCCTTACAAGTTGTCGCAGGTAATTGTGGACCAAAAAATTGTTTTGGAAAGGAATCCGTATTTCTGGAAGAAGGATCCATATGGTAACCAGCTACCGTACTTCGACAAGCTCGAGTACTTAATCATTAAAGACCCAGAAATTAGGCTTGCTAAGTTTATAGCCGGCGAAATTGACTACATGGCCATATCTGCCGCAGACTACCCAAGACTCAAGCAAATTGAGGTTGCAGGGAATGCTCCTTATGTGACATTCGCTTCTAAACCAGTCGGTTCTACACCAAGCCCTGTACATATCTCGTTCAATTTTGACACAGCAAACCCCAAACTGAGAGAGATATTTAGGAAGCTTGAATTCAGAGAGGCTATGGAATATGCTCTGAACAGGAACAGAATAATTGAGGAAGTTTACAACGGGCTTGCTATTCCAGGCGGTGGTCTCATGCTGCCAACTAACAAGGCGTTCTACAACCCAAAAGTGGAACAGCTCATGAGACCGTTTGATTTGAAAAAAGCAGCCAGCATTCTTGACTCACTTGGACTTGTCGACAAGAACAAAGATGGCCTTAGAGACTTTCCAGATGGCACAACTTTCGAATTCACAATTTTGGTGCAGAATCAACCAAAGGATTATCAACAAATCGCGTACATATTTAGCGAAGAACTGAAGAAAATAGGTGTGAAAACAAATCTCCAGATACTTGATTCCTCGGTCGTTGGGCAGATGTTTGGAGCTGGTAACTTTGAATGCGGTATCAGGGCTTTCGGAAATCAACCAGATCCGCAGTTAAGAAAGGCTATATGGCAACCTGGCCAGCAACTGTACTACTGGCACTATTCTACAATGAACAGAAACACAAATCCTCCATCACCTGTTTTCTCGGAGATGTTTGATTGGGAGAAGCGGATTTGGGAAATCTTTGAAAAAGCCCAGATAGAAATGAATCCGAAGAAGCGAAAGGCGCTCTACGATGAATGGCAGGAATTATACTACAAATACTTGCCGGTCATATTCGTCGCGAGACAGATGAACTTCTTTGGTGCTCATAAATCTCTTGGAAACGTTGTTCAGTCACCCGAAGGACTACCTACTTTCACTGTCTGGACAACCTTCAGAAAATGA
- a CDS encoding ABC transporter permease, with amino-acid sequence MENLVSFIVRRILIMIPMMVIVSIICFTITELQPGDFLSQYLDNPRISPEQIEALKRELGLDKPAYYRYFLWVRNIVTKLDFGYSFSYQRPVFELIWERMGWTVGISLMTILLQWLIAIPLGIFSAFRPYSFWDYTFAVIAFIGISIPEFFLALILMYFALNAGYTYIGGLFSPEFIGAPWSLAKFIDLLKHLWIPLIVIGVSGVGGLYRIMRANLLDTIGSPFITALRARGLDEAVIKRHAVKNALNPLVSIAGMELPNVFSGTIIASIVLNLPTIGPFFYNALLNHDQYLVMSFLMFIAFITQIGNLLADIALALLDPRIRIA; translated from the coding sequence ATGGAGAACCTGGTTAGCTTTATCGTACGAAGGATATTGATAATGATACCAATGATGGTTATAGTGTCGATAATATGTTTCACGATCACCGAGCTCCAACCTGGAGATTTCCTTTCACAGTATCTCGATAACCCAAGAATTTCACCTGAACAGATCGAAGCTTTAAAGCGTGAACTCGGGCTTGATAAACCAGCGTATTACAGGTACTTTTTGTGGGTCAGGAACATCGTTACAAAGCTCGATTTTGGTTATAGTTTTTCCTATCAGCGACCTGTCTTTGAGTTAATTTGGGAGAGAATGGGTTGGACTGTAGGAATATCGCTAATGACCATTCTTCTTCAATGGCTTATCGCTATACCCCTTGGTATCTTTTCAGCATTTCGTCCTTACAGCTTCTGGGATTACACATTCGCTGTCATAGCCTTCATAGGTATATCAATACCGGAATTCTTTTTAGCCTTGATTTTGATGTACTTCGCTTTAAATGCAGGATATACGTACATAGGGGGCCTATTTTCTCCTGAATTTATCGGAGCACCCTGGTCGCTTGCCAAATTTATAGACTTGTTAAAGCATCTTTGGATACCGCTGATAGTGATAGGTGTGAGTGGTGTAGGTGGGTTATACCGCATCATGAGAGCGAACTTGCTGGACACCATCGGTTCACCTTTCATAACAGCACTAAGGGCAAGAGGTTTGGACGAAGCTGTGATAAAAAGACACGCAGTTAAGAACGCACTTAATCCATTGGTAAGTATTGCGGGTATGGAGCTGCCAAATGTTTTTAGTGGCACTATCATAGCCTCAATCGTCTTAAACCTTCCAACAATAGGTCCATTTTTTTACAACGCGCTTTTGAATCACGACCAATACTTGGTTATGTCGTTTCTGATGTTTATAGCGTTCATAACACAGATAGGCAATTTGTTGGCTGATATAGCTTTGGCGCTCCTGGATCCAAGAATAAGGATAGCGTAA
- a CDS encoding IS110 family RNA-guided transposase has translation MAILAIDVSKNYLSFFSDFIGSGTVENSPQGIVELFNKAFASSSDFSLVLESTGVFSFNVANFFFQNNVPVFWVKTDNIKLYRKILNRPKTDKIDAELIFSIASKFPESLVPFVNNSYIISELRNLTRLYLKFNEDIARLKLRLYSYVSLYFPKLDFKLNKTFECLLKDYTIEEIANMPIEELFEYIAKISRHNVSSQVLAEKLQTLAKDALRLSVNPSNTLRISIVSTIDLIQHYEKQIELVKKEISKLLKVISNTLTTVKGIGEITAAGIIAEIGDINRFEKASALASYAGLVWTINQSGNYKSENNQLTKKGNKYLRTYLVMAANGVKTYDPVYKEYYRKKYAEATTHKHMRALILTARKLVNLVYYLLKNNVPYVPMK, from the coding sequence TTGGCTATTTTAGCTATTGATGTCTCAAAGAACTATCTTTCTTTCTTTTCTGATTTCATCGGTAGTGGGACTGTTGAGAACTCTCCTCAAGGTATTGTTGAACTTTTTAACAAAGCTTTTGCTTCTTCTTCCGATTTTTCTCTTGTCCTTGAATCAACTGGTGTTTTTTCTTTTAATGTCGCTAACTTCTTCTTTCAAAACAACGTACCTGTCTTTTGGGTTAAAACTGATAACATTAAGCTCTATCGCAAAATTCTCAATCGTCCTAAAACTGACAAAATCGATGCTGAACTTATTTTCTCTATCGCTTCTAAATTTCCTGAGTCTTTAGTCCCTTTTGTCAATAACTCATATATCATCTCTGAGCTTCGTAATCTCACCAGACTTTATTTAAAGTTCAACGAAGATATCGCTCGATTGAAACTTAGGCTCTATTCGTATGTTTCTCTTTATTTCCCTAAACTTGACTTTAAACTAAATAAGACTTTCGAATGCCTGCTTAAAGATTATACAATCGAAGAAATCGCAAACATGCCAATTGAAGAGTTATTTGAATATATTGCGAAAATTTCCAGACACAATGTCTCTTCACAAGTCTTAGCAGAAAAACTCCAAACTCTTGCTAAAGATGCCTTGAGGTTGTCTGTTAATCCTTCAAACACTCTGAGAATATCTATTGTTTCCACTATCGATTTGATACAGCACTATGAAAAACAAATCGAACTAGTAAAGAAAGAAATAAGTAAATTACTTAAAGTAATTTCGAACACACTAACAACAGTCAAAGGGATAGGAGAAATAACTGCAGCTGGAATTATAGCCGAAATAGGAGACATCAATCGTTTCGAAAAAGCCTCAGCGTTAGCATCATACGCAGGGCTTGTATGGACAATCAATCAAAGTGGAAATTACAAATCAGAAAACAACCAACTAACGAAAAAAGGGAACAAGTATCTAAGAACATACCTAGTAATGGCAGCGAACGGAGTAAAGACATACGATCCTGTATACAAAGAATATTATCGCAAAAAGTACGCAGAAGCAACAACACACAAACACATGAGAGCGCTAATATTAACTGCAAGGAAATTAGTAAATTTAGTGTATTATTTACTAAAGAACAACGTACCGTATGTACCGATGAAATAG
- a CDS encoding ABC transporter permease has protein sequence MISKRIIRQFKKHKLGVFGFWVVVILYVVMIFSDFIAPYSYQTTHSKFSYAPPSKIHFYHEGKFVGPFVYGVKKERDPVTFLLKFEEDKTQMYRIKLFVRGEEYSFFGIKSNIHLFGLEADPQEAMLLLFGADRFGRDLFSRTLIGSKVSLTACLLGTFISLVIGAIIGAISGYYGGWVDIIIQRIIEVLRSFPRIPLWLALSVILPPNWPSTWVYFGIIIVLSFIGWMGVARVVRGMTLSLKEKEFVVAAKVCGVKDFKIITKHIIPNLSSYLIVVATLSIPGMILGESTISFLGLGIKEPMTSWGLLLKDAQSLSEIAIHPWLIIPGAFIMISVLAFNFMGDGLRDAIDPYRTVEKV, from the coding sequence ATGATTTCGAAGAGGATCATAAGACAATTTAAAAAACATAAACTTGGCGTCTTTGGTTTTTGGGTGGTGGTGATACTTTATGTGGTAATGATATTCAGCGATTTCATAGCACCATATAGCTACCAAACAACACACTCGAAATTTTCCTACGCTCCTCCCTCAAAGATACATTTTTATCACGAAGGCAAGTTTGTAGGTCCATTCGTTTATGGAGTAAAAAAAGAACGCGATCCTGTGACGTTCCTCCTGAAATTTGAGGAAGACAAGACTCAGATGTATAGGATTAAACTCTTTGTAAGAGGGGAAGAATACAGCTTTTTTGGTATAAAAAGCAACATACATCTCTTTGGTTTGGAAGCAGATCCCCAGGAAGCGATGCTCCTTCTCTTTGGCGCAGACAGATTCGGACGTGACCTTTTTTCCCGCACACTTATAGGTTCGAAGGTTTCTCTCACTGCGTGTTTACTTGGAACTTTTATCAGTTTGGTTATCGGTGCAATAATTGGTGCAATTTCTGGGTACTACGGCGGATGGGTCGATATTATCATACAAAGGATAATTGAGGTATTACGGTCCTTCCCACGAATTCCACTGTGGCTCGCACTTTCTGTTATATTGCCACCAAATTGGCCTAGTACATGGGTTTATTTCGGAATAATAATCGTTTTGTCGTTTATAGGATGGATGGGTGTTGCGAGAGTAGTTCGCGGGATGACACTTAGTTTAAAAGAAAAGGAGTTCGTAGTAGCTGCAAAGGTATGCGGTGTTAAAGACTTTAAGATTATAACAAAGCACATAATACCTAACTTATCCAGTTATTTGATAGTTGTCGCAACCCTGTCAATTCCAGGAATGATACTTGGTGAAAGTACCATAAGCTTCCTCGGGCTTGGAATTAAAGAACCAATGACGAGCTGGGGTCTTCTTTTAAAGGATGCACAATCACTGTCAGAAATAGCGATTCACCCCTGGTTAATCATTCCAGGAGCTTTCATAATGATTTCCGTACTCGCATTCAACTTCATGGGTGACGGTTTAAGGGATGCTATTGATCCCTACAGAACCGTCGAAAAGGTGTAA
- a CDS encoding ABC transporter ATP-binding protein: protein METINQKAEMLENVLEVENLKVHFRTPEVIVRAVNGISFTLKKQETLALVGESGCGKSVTAQAIMGLLKSPPAIISGEIKFRSKPITETMLISSIRGKNITMVFQEPMSSFDPLYTIGYQIAEVVEKHLGIKKKDSKELIISMLRRVHIPDAERRYNEYPHQMSGGMLQRIMIALALITNPEILIADEPTTALDVTIQAQVLKLMNELKQEMKMSTIFITHDLGIVAEIADRVIVMYAGRVVEQGSVYDIFESPLHPYTKGLLESKIKSAIRGRELPYIPGFVPSSTQIPEGCPFHPRCKYAMDICRKQEPGTFELGSHVVSCHLYAEENRA, encoded by the coding sequence ATGGAGACTATCAACCAAAAAGCGGAAATGCTGGAAAATGTGCTTGAAGTTGAAAACTTAAAAGTTCATTTTCGAACCCCTGAGGTTATTGTGAGAGCGGTCAATGGAATATCTTTCACGCTCAAAAAGCAAGAAACGCTGGCCCTAGTTGGAGAATCTGGTTGTGGGAAAAGCGTTACCGCTCAGGCGATAATGGGTTTACTAAAATCTCCGCCTGCGATAATTTCCGGAGAAATCAAATTTAGATCTAAACCAATCACCGAGACGATGTTAATCAGCAGTATACGGGGTAAAAATATAACAATGGTTTTCCAAGAACCTATGTCGTCTTTCGATCCTCTTTACACGATTGGATATCAAATCGCTGAAGTAGTCGAAAAACATCTTGGTATAAAGAAGAAGGACTCAAAAGAGCTTATTATTTCAATGCTGAGGAGGGTACATATCCCTGATGCAGAACGTCGTTACAATGAATATCCTCATCAAATGAGCGGAGGAATGCTTCAAAGAATAATGATAGCCTTGGCGCTTATAACAAACCCGGAGATCCTAATTGCAGACGAGCCAACCACAGCTTTAGATGTAACCATACAGGCGCAGGTACTAAAACTGATGAACGAACTGAAACAAGAGATGAAAATGTCCACGATATTTATTACGCACGACCTTGGAATTGTTGCGGAGATCGCAGACCGAGTGATTGTCATGTATGCTGGTAGGGTTGTGGAGCAAGGAAGCGTCTACGACATATTTGAATCTCCGTTACATCCTTACACAAAAGGGTTGCTTGAGTCAAAAATCAAATCTGCCATAAGAGGTAGGGAATTACCTTACATCCCCGGATTTGTTCCGTCTTCAACGCAGATACCCGAAGGTTGTCCATTCCACCCAAGATGCAAATATGCAATGGATATTTGCAGAAAACAAGAACCTGGTACTTTCGAGCTGGGTTCTCATGTTGTTAGTTGTCATCTTTATGCTGAAGAAAACAGAGCTTAA